The sequence below is a genomic window from Piliocolobus tephrosceles isolate RC106 unplaced genomic scaffold, ASM277652v3 unscaffolded_32449, whole genome shotgun sequence.
GTTGATAGGGGGAGGCCGgccatacataatttcataaggggtaagtccTAATTTGTAAGGGGAGTTACGCACTCTGAACAGAATACccagttagcgccagtctccatggtcaatttagttagggtctcttttaatgttctattcattctttctacctgccctgagctctgggggtggtatgcacaatgtaatttccaatcagccccgagaatggaagccagtccctgacttaccttagcgacgaaggcaggcccattgtctgatcctatcataactgggaatccatacctgggcaagatttcttctaggatttttttcgccacaacctgagcagtctctctctttgCGGGGAAAGCTTCtgtccatcctgaaaaggtatctacaaagactagcgagtatttatatccatattttcctggttttatttctgtgaagtcaacttcccaataggccccaggtctgtctcctctctgcctttttccactgctttggggttggttacctgccttattgagttggcaaactgcacagtttttgactacttgatcagcctttctggaggcgtctttaatttttagtttagagcGTCTTATTAAGTCCAGTATTCGCCGCGGGCCTAAATGGGTGCTCCGATGGATTTGTTCTAACActcgttgtcctaatttttctgggagtatgatgttattttcagagtctttccaccaattattaaggatttgggccatgggaagtttgtctatccactgaaggtcactctctgagtattctggatttgggggtaactctttgggccccgggtcaggtagttgtagggctagtagttgtgtgagagttttagccacatttttagcagtctgatcggccaagttatttcctcaggagactgagtcagtagccttttggtgtcctgggcagtggactatgactagctttctgggtccccaaagggctgctagtaaggctaggatttcttccttatttttgatattttttccttctgccgtgaggagccccctttctctgtatattgcccCATGTATGTGGGAGGTAGCAAAAGCATACCGACTGTCAGTATATATTGTCAGTTTgtggtctcttcccatttttagggCTTGGGTTAAAGCCACTAATTCAGCTTTTTGAGCTGATGTCCCCGGGGGCAAAGGTTCTGCCCAGACTATTTCGGTTTCTGAAGTTACCGCCGCCCCTGCATACCTTTGTCCTTGGTAGACGAAACTGCTCCCATCGGTGAACCAGATGAGGTCGGCGTCGGGCAGTGGGCGGTCTTGCAGGTCTTCCCTGACTCCGTGcacctgggccaatatctcggaGCAGTCATGGAACGGGGTTTCTAAGTCCGGATTTGGCAGTAGTGACGCAGGGTTCAGGGTcgttgggggcaggaaggttatcctgagggggtttagcagtagcccctggtagtgggtgagccgggcattgcTAATCCATCGATCAGGCGGCTGTCTGAGAACGCCTTCGATGGCATGTGGAGTAGTGACCCGTAGTTCCTGGCCCATgatcagtttatcagcatcttgcaCCATCAAAGCAGTTGCTGCGATTatttggaggcagggaggccatcctgcggctactgggtccaatttttttgacagataggcaactggcctccgccaggggcctaaatactgagttaatacCGCTTTGGCAACGCCCCTGCTttcgtccacgtataagtggaagggcttggagacatcagggagtcccaGCGCGGGGGCTGATAACAGAGCGGTTTTGATCCGTTGGAAGGCCaactcagcctcttccgtccaattgaagggctgctgttcctttgttgcctggtataggggcttggctaactctgcaaacccgggtatccataacctacagaaccccgccgaccccaggaattctcttacttgtcgcgttgattggggtctagggatacgTAGGACTGTCTCTTTCCGGGCACTGGTTAACCAacgttgccccccttttaacaggtatcccagataggttacctctgatttgcagattGGAGCCTTTTTTGCTGAGGCCCGGTAGCCTAGCTTCCCCAAAGTCTTTAGGAGGTCTTCGGTTCCTTGAACACAGGCTTCCGGGGATTTGGCCGCTactaaaagatcatcaacatactgcaaaagagttatttcagggtgttgccgtcggtactcacccagatcttcgtGGAGGGCTTCGTGgaacagggttggcgagttcttgaatccctatggcaatctggtccatgttagctggccGTTTATACCCGTCTCGGGGtctgtccattcaaatgcaaaaagctcttgacttttgggagccaagggtaggctgaaaaaagcatcttttaaatcaaggacagtataccactgtttttcagggttcaaagtacttaagagggtatatgggttgggtacggtggggtgtatgtccatgactcttttgttgacttctctcaAATCCTGCACCGGCCTATAGTCTTTACTATTAGGTTTACAAACAGGTAACAACGGAGTGTTCCACGGCGAGTGGCAGGCGCGTAGAGCTCCTTGGTCTAGAAGCCGGCGGATGTGGGGCGTAATCCCCTCTTTGGCCTCTAGGGGTATTGGGTACTGCCGAACCCGAACCGGGTCTGTCCCAGGCTTAACTTCAACAAATATGGCGGGGCGGTGTTTTGCCAGCCCTAAGCCCCCGGTTTCTGCCCATGCTTCCGGGAAACGCTGGAGCCAGGAGTTGGTATCTTGATCAGGAGGCACTTGCTCCTGATGGAGTCTATATTCATCCTCCAAGGTGATAGTGAGGATAGATATTGGCTTGTTTTGAGAGTCAGTCACTTTGGGACCCCCTGATTGGAAGTGAatttgggcccccatttttgtTAACAGATCTCTCCCCATCAAGGGGCAAGGGCTCTCGGGAATAACTAGGAAGGAGTGGGACACCTTTCCTGTTCCCAAGTCTACGGTCCTCTGAGTTGtccaaggatattttttaattcctgtggCTCCTTGTACCCAAGATGAATTATCAGACAATTTTCCATAAGGCTTGACCAAGACTGAATGTTGCGCCCCAGTATCGACTAGGAACTGAACCGGGAACCCCTCCACTTGCAGAGTTACCCTAGGTTCggggagggggtccgaaccccgTCCCCCCTAATCCATATCTTGGGTCACAAGTATAGGTGTGGGTTTAGGCTGCCACTGCCCTTGTCCTGACTGGCgctgtttctttttggggcaaTCTTTTATCCAGTGGCCTGTCTCTTTGCAGTATGCACATTGATCTTTTCCCAGGTCGCGTCTAGGGGCGCGCTTGGACTGGGTTTCTCCTGATTGTAACTGCTCTCTTTGAACAACTGCAGCCAGGACTCTGGTCATTTTCTCGGTGGCCTTAATTTGCCTCTCCTCAGGAGCATCTCTGTTATTATAAACTTTCTGTGCTATCCGAAGAAGGTCTTGGACTTGTTTCCCttctaaatcttctaatttttggcattttttcttaatgtctggggCGGCCTGATTTACAAAGGACATAACGACAGCCACCTGGTTTTCAGGAGCTTCTGGGTCCATAGGGGTAAActgcctaaaggcttccattaacctttctaaatagacagctgggctttctgtttttccctgcaatacagagtataccttggccaaattagtgggcttgcgagcgGCAGCCCGGAGACCcaccattagagtctggcgataaacaagtagccttcccctaccttctgccgtgttgtaatcccatctaggtctggtcagagggaaagctgcattgatgaggtcaggattgGCGGTCGGCTGGCCGTCATCTCCGGGAACCAGTTTTCTGGCctcaacctgtattctttctcACTCCTCTGTCATGAACAGAAtccggaggagctgctgacagtcatcccaggtgggTTGGTGGGTGAACATAGCACTGTCTAGAAGGGCCGTTAGGtctttggggttatctgagaaccaggcattctgggttttccagttGTATAAGTCACTGGTGGAAAATGGCCAATACTGGAGCCTAGGGTTGCCCGTATCAtcagggggtcctatttccctcaGGGGGAGTGCCACAGTGGAATCGGGGGGCCGCGGGACTGTCTCACGTTGGGCGTGTCCACACGTTTGTCCCGCTGGTCCCCCGGAACTATTTTCGTTTTCGATTGCCACTGGCGCGGCCGCTGCCTCCCGTTCCTCGTGTCCCCCGGGGAGGGCCATTGGTGGGGCCTGAGGTTGAGGACCAGGATGAGGGAGATAGGGTGGGGGTTCTAAGGttagagggtcctgactgtcagacaACACAGGGACGGGGGGTGCGGATGGAGTTTTTGGTTTGTGAGAGTTTTCCACTGGTCGTGCGACCAGTGCTTTACATGGCTCCGGGGCCAGTATGAAAGGGGTTAGCCAGGGTGGCgggttttccacaaggtcttgccataccaagatgtaggggatctgatcaggatgccccgaacgtcctggtaggaaaattttagtttttaccttagtgat
It includes:
- the LOC113222629 gene encoding uncharacterized protein LOC113222629 isoform X2 produces the protein MVQDADKLIMGQELRVTTPHAIEGVLRQPPDRWISNARLTHYQGLLLNPLRITFLPPTTLNPASLLPNPDLETPFHDCSEILAQVHGVREDLQDRPLPDADLIWFTDGSSFVYQGQRYLFRMDRSFPRKERDCSGCGEKNPRRNLAQVWIPSYDRIRQWACLRR
- the LOC113222629 gene encoding uncharacterized protein LOC113222629 isoform X3; translated protein: MVQDADKLIMGQELRVTTPHAIEGVLRQPPDRWISNARLTHYQGLLLNPLRITFLPPTTLNPASLLPNPDLETPFHDCSEILAQVHGVREDLQDRPLPDADLIWFTDGSSFVYQGQRKFMRRSGLT